In Pedobacter sp. SL55, the following proteins share a genomic window:
- a CDS encoding ribonuclease H-like YkuK family protein, whose translation MTWKKFSGEVIHSSILEEVEKAILRETENGYKLKVCIGTDSQVKSSHTDFATVIVLLREHHGGFMYIAQEKSTLKMGIKERMLLEVQKSIETAYSICDLLDIYDVDLEVHADINTNPSFKSNKALNEAMGYILSMGFIFKAKPEAFASSTCADKMVH comes from the coding sequence ATGACCTGGAAGAAATTTAGTGGCGAAGTTATTCATTCGTCAATCTTAGAAGAAGTAGAAAAGGCAATTCTCCGAGAAACCGAAAACGGTTACAAATTAAAAGTTTGCATTGGAACCGATTCTCAAGTAAAAAGCAGTCACACCGATTTTGCTACCGTGATTGTGCTATTAAGAGAGCACCATGGTGGTTTTATGTACATTGCACAAGAAAAATCTACCTTAAAAATGGGTATTAAAGAGAGAATGTTGCTAGAAGTTCAAAAATCTATAGAAACTGCCTACTCTATCTGCGATTTATTAGACATTTACGATGTGGATTTAGAAGTACATGCTGATATCAACACCAACCCATCATTCAAATCAAACAAAGCATTAAATGAAGCTATGGGCTATATTTTAAGTATGGGATTTATCTTTAAGGCTAAACCCGAAGCTTTTGCTAGCTCTACTTGTGCAGATAAGATGGTGCATTAA
- a CDS encoding potassium channel family protein, with protein MKKIYEILKKNKYEILLAALVLHLFIGIVIRDISFYMEVLWPVNMAILGLCSIGVFMEKGRIKNLVKNLLTIVVIALPLLLPFFKKSADFMLILNFSYVVFFCFIFLEVFKFLIKPSYINTDVISASACGLFLLIEICVFLFQIAVYKNPLSFKGIDYTTPAHTFIDLVYYCSITLTTIGYGDITPNTYYTKLITSLIGIAGQFYSVVIVGVLLSKFTSNSQ; from the coding sequence ATGAAAAAAATATACGAAATTTTGAAGAAAAACAAATATGAAATACTACTTGCCGCACTTGTGCTGCATCTTTTTATAGGTATTGTAATAAGAGATATTTCATTTTATATGGAAGTATTGTGGCCCGTTAATATGGCCATATTAGGCTTATGTAGCATAGGTGTTTTTATGGAGAAAGGAAGAATTAAAAACCTTGTAAAAAATTTACTTACCATTGTAGTAATTGCATTACCCCTTTTATTGCCATTTTTTAAAAAAAGCGCCGATTTTATGCTGATTTTAAACTTTAGCTACGTGGTATTTTTTTGTTTTATTTTTCTAGAAGTGTTCAAGTTTCTTATCAAACCTAGCTATATCAATACCGATGTAATATCTGCATCTGCATGTGGTTTATTTTTATTGATAGAAATATGCGTTTTCTTGTTTCAAATAGCGGTATATAAAAATCCGCTCTCATTTAAAGGAATTGATTACACCACCCCCGCCCATACTTTTATAGATTTGGTTTACTATTGTTCTATTACCTTAACCACCATTGGTTACGGAGACATTACACCCAACACCTACTACACCAAACTTATTACATCGCTAATTGGTATTGCCGGGCAGTTTTATTCTGTAGTTATTGTAGGCGTATTGTTAAGTAAATTTACCAGCAACTCGCAATAA
- a CDS encoding DEAD/DEAH box helicase produces MELQKLLSNLNIKQLNPLQEEVTAKAKSGADLVVLAPTGSGKTIAFLIPVLRNLDKDKKGVQCLILVPSRELGLQIEQVFKQMATGYKVTCCYGGHSVKVERNTLTEAPAVLIGTPGRIAFHLREQNFDESTITTLVLDEFDKSLEFGFTQDMSYIIKSLRSLKQRMLTSATDMPELPEFTGIDKHETVNFLAKQEIVPDLKLKRINTSAEEKLAALFKLICKIGNHSMLIFCNHRETVDRISDLLIDEDLVHDIFHGGMEQDDRERALLKFRNGSVKILITTDLAARGLDIPEVEFIIHYQLPYTKDAFIHRNGRTARMNAKGTAYLIFAEGEEFPYLDKTIEVEKLEGNYKIPADSEWQTIYLAAGKKDKINKIDIVGFLLKVGGLAKEDLGLIEVKDSSAYAAVKRKLAPQLIKKLSGEKMKGRKIKVEIAN; encoded by the coding sequence ATGGAACTGCAAAAACTGCTCTCAAACCTAAATATCAAACAACTTAATCCTTTACAGGAAGAGGTAACTGCCAAAGCTAAATCTGGTGCCGATTTGGTGGTGCTTGCTCCAACAGGTTCTGGCAAAACAATTGCTTTTCTTATTCCTGTGCTACGTAATTTAGATAAAGACAAAAAAGGAGTACAATGCCTAATTTTAGTGCCTTCTAGAGAATTAGGATTACAAATTGAGCAGGTTTTTAAGCAAATGGCTACAGGCTACAAAGTAACTTGCTGCTACGGTGGGCATTCGGTTAAAGTAGAGCGCAATACATTAACAGAAGCACCGGCGGTATTAATAGGTACGCCAGGTCGTATTGCGTTCCATCTGCGTGAGCAAAATTTTGACGAAAGCACCATTACCACCTTAGTGTTAGATGAATTTGATAAATCACTCGAATTTGGCTTTACGCAAGATATGTCTTACATCATTAAAAGTCTGCGCTCATTAAAGCAACGTATGCTTACTTCGGCTACGGACATGCCAGAACTGCCTGAGTTTACCGGAATTGATAAGCACGAAACGGTTAACTTTTTGGCAAAGCAAGAAATTGTACCAGATTTAAAATTGAAACGAATTAATACATCTGCCGAAGAAAAATTAGCTGCACTATTTAAGCTGATCTGTAAGATAGGTAACCATTCGATGCTGATTTTTTGTAACCATAGAGAAACGGTAGACAGAATCAGCGATTTGCTGATAGACGAAGATTTAGTGCATGATATTTTTCACGGTGGGATGGAGCAAGACGATAGAGAACGTGCTCTGCTGAAATTTAGAAATGGAAGTGTAAAGATTTTAATTACTACAGATTTGGCCGCCAGAGGATTAGATATTCCAGAGGTCGAATTTATCATTCATTATCAGCTACCTTACACCAAAGATGCATTTATACATCGTAACGGGCGTACAGCCAGAATGAATGCCAAAGGTACTGCCTATTTAATTTTTGCTGAAGGAGAAGAATTTCCTTACCTAGATAAAACTATTGAGGTAGAGAAATTAGAAGGAAACTATAAAATTCCTGCTGATAGCGAGTGGCAAACCATTTATTTGGCTGCAGGTAAGAAAGATAAAATTAATAAAATTGATATTGTAGGTTTTCTTTTGAAAGTTGGTGGCTTGGCAAAAGAAGATTTAGGCTTAATAGAGGTTAAAGATTCTAGCGCTTATGCCGCGGTAAAGCGTAAATTAGCACCGCAATTAATTAAAAAACTATCTGGAGAGAAGATGAAAGGTAGAAAAATAAAAGTAGAAATAGCAAATTAG
- a CDS encoding GbsR/MarR family transcriptional regulator produces the protein MQFNEAKNKFVQTWGALGSQWGINKTMAQIHALLMVSKEPVSMEDIMQELQISRGNASMNLRGLMDWGIVYKANKPGERREFFIAEKDLDELATKIAKERSKREIKPALKVLKEVSAIQGDTSEDAVHFVSQTKKLYDFVAKADEIFEKVTEYKDNWLGKLMMKILK, from the coding sequence ATGCAATTTAACGAAGCGAAAAACAAATTTGTACAAACTTGGGGAGCTTTAGGTTCTCAATGGGGCATCAATAAAACGATGGCACAAATACACGCTTTGTTAATGGTTTCTAAAGAACCCGTTTCTATGGAAGATATTATGCAAGAATTGCAAATTTCTAGGGGAAATGCCAGCATGAATTTACGCGGTTTAATGGATTGGGGAATTGTTTACAAAGCCAACAAACCTGGCGAACGTAGGGAATTTTTTATTGCTGAAAAAGATTTAGACGAACTGGCAACAAAAATTGCAAAGGAGAGGAGCAAGAGAGAGATAAAACCTGCACTAAAGGTTTTAAAAGAGGTAAGTGCCATACAAGGCGATACTTCTGAAGACGCCGTACATTTTGTATCGCAAACTAAGAAATTATATGATTTTGTTGCAAAAGCAGATGAAATTTTTGAAAAAGTAACAGAATATAAAGATAACTGGTTAGGTAAGCTAATGATGAAAATATTGAAATGA
- a CDS encoding DUF1456 family protein, with protein sequence MSNNEIMKKLRVALSLNTDQIIEICKLVNFTVTKSELGDIFRKEDHPNFKKCGDQILRNFLNGLVIYKRGPREEKN encoded by the coding sequence ATGAGTAATAACGAAATAATGAAAAAACTAAGGGTAGCACTATCCTTAAATACAGATCAAATTATAGAAATCTGTAAATTGGTAAATTTTACGGTAACTAAAAGTGAGTTGGGCGATATCTTTAGAAAAGAAGACCACCCAAATTTTAAGAAATGCGGCGACCAAATTTTGAGAAATTTCCTTAACGGTTTGGTTATTTACAAACGTGGTCCGAGAGAAGAAAAAAACTAA
- a CDS encoding response regulator transcription factor, with product MKRIIVVDDDDEVLDTIELVLEIGGYEVEPLNNAEGIHETINNFHPDLIILDIVLGKIDGRTICNQIKTNPKTKHIPILMMSGLYKADEINTLETPPDDFMPKPFKMDILLEKIESLINKKAARHNIN from the coding sequence ATGAAAAGAATTATTGTAGTAGACGACGACGACGAGGTATTAGATACAATTGAGCTTGTACTGGAAATTGGCGGTTATGAAGTAGAGCCACTTAACAATGCAGAGGGCATACATGAAACCATTAATAATTTTCATCCAGATTTGATTATATTAGACATTGTTTTAGGTAAAATTGATGGACGTACCATTTGCAATCAAATCAAAACCAATCCAAAAACCAAACACATACCTATTTTAATGATGTCTGGTTTGTATAAGGCAGATGAAATTAACACATTAGAAACACCACCAGATGATTTTATGCCGAAGCCTTTTAAAATGGATATTTTGTTAGAAAAGATTGAAAGCTTAATTAACAAAAAAGCGGCTAGGCATAATATCAATTAG